The Chitinophagales bacterium genome has a window encoding:
- a CDS encoding lytic transglycosylase domain-containing protein yields the protein MKLKPIVYFSFGVMVCAAVVAGFSFRASDKGEEVVEVKKNRKLQYKWFVPDLPEQISFAGEPVPLQKWDVRELLQEEILGNSYRHSHTMQILLRSTRYFPVIEQRLRANGVPDDFKYLCVAESSLTPARSPAGARGFWQFMDGTAPRYGLELDKEVDERYHLEKATDAACQYLKEAYAKFGSWTAAAASYNCGVAGYSRNADYQKQDNYYDVLLPDETMHYLFRILAFKYIMTNPEQLGFNIQRDEAYRPIPVRKVTVTESIPDLASFAMYNGTNYRMLKLLNPWLRDQSLTISKGNSYVIDLPLK from the coding sequence ATGAAATTGAAGCCGATAGTATATTTTTCATTTGGAGTTATGGTTTGTGCTGCTGTCGTTGCGGGATTCTCGTTCCGCGCGTCCGACAAAGGCGAAGAAGTGGTGGAGGTAAAGAAAAACAGGAAGCTGCAATACAAGTGGTTTGTGCCTGATCTGCCCGAACAGATAAGTTTTGCAGGCGAGCCTGTGCCTTTACAAAAGTGGGATGTCAGGGAGTTGTTGCAGGAAGAGATACTGGGCAATAGCTATCGTCATTCGCACACCATGCAGATATTGCTCCGTTCTACCCGATATTTCCCTGTAATAGAACAAAGACTTCGTGCAAACGGGGTGCCTGATGATTTTAAGTACCTCTGTGTAGCTGAGAGTTCATTGACACCTGCCCGTTCTCCCGCAGGTGCCCGCGGTTTCTGGCAGTTTATGGATGGTACCGCACCCAGGTACGGATTGGAACTGGACAAAGAGGTGGATGAGCGTTACCACCTGGAAAAAGCCACAGACGCGGCTTGCCAGTACCTCAAGGAAGCATACGCAAAATTCGGTTCATGGACGGCTGCTGCGGCCTCATATAACTGCGGTGTAGCAGGATATTCAAGGAATGCTGATTATCAGAAGCAGGATAACTACTACGATGTTTTGTTGCCTGATGAGACCATGCACTACCTGTTCCGTATACTGGCGTTCAAATACATAATGACTAATCCTGAGCAACTGGGCTTTAACATTCAGAGAGATGAGGCATACAGGCCCATACCTGTAAGAAAGGTGACTGTTACTGAGTCAATACCGGATCTGGCATCTTTTGCCATGTATAACGGTACCAATTACCGTATGCTGAAATTGTTAAACCCCTGGCTGCGCGACCAGTCATTGACCATAAGCAAAGGCAACTCTTATGTGATAGACCTGCCACTGAAATAG
- a CDS encoding penicillin acylase family protein: MRILRAIWPLILSVTIIYWLNKPIGANPAIGKLLDPVSGFWANAEPADKDFTADLTFHSLKGDASVWYDDRLVPHITATNDYDLYFVQGYIHAYFRLWQMDLQTRAAGGRVSELLGPKALKYDREQRRKGMVYGAEQSLKAMEADPRSKIALDGYRDGINEYIASLRPADYPVEYKLMGFKPEPWENLRTTLLLMYMADDLAGDVHDIGLTYYLQNILSKEQVAFFFPEKISGSTPVIPAGTKFDPVSMQQAAVPEGDKWAKVDFKKTPEDNSESGKGSNNWALSGSRTRSGKPILCNDPHLALNLPSLWFQVQLTAPGINVYGVSLPGAPGVVIGYNDNIAWGFTNNYRDVKDFYTIDVVDNDHYRFNGENRTFDKRIETIKIKGGSEFIDTVRYTLHGPLIYDEHFKEPNGIQQPLALKWMALEESNEMLSLYLLNRAKDYDGYAEGMGYFSCPAQNFIFADTKGDIAIWGQGQFVNKWKEQGKYIMQGHDSTTLWGSPIPVSENPHVKNPQQGFLSSANQNVTDTAYPYWYNGKFNELRAWRINEMLDTIGGVTVEDMFRMQSDVHSVLARKILPLMLEKVETGSDEYLSLLKNWDYNYDADSKAATVFQVWWSLLYKDIWTGMFKISPDGLMPLPERTMQILINNSDVLPDDDDFITKSYKEAVDSLNRLKSSTGLEWYKVKNTSVTHLAKLKPFSYSEMHNGGWGNTINAMKGNHGPSWRMVVEMKDIPEGYGVYPGGQSGNPGSKYYVSFLDKWAGGKYDTLTFISQGKQPHADKVKYTWTIKAAGK; encoded by the coding sequence ATGAGAATTCTACGTGCGATATGGCCATTGATACTATCAGTAACGATCATCTACTGGTTGAATAAACCAATTGGAGCTAATCCTGCTATTGGTAAGCTATTAGACCCGGTAAGTGGTTTCTGGGCCAATGCAGAACCTGCTGATAAAGACTTTACGGCAGACCTTACATTCCATTCTTTAAAAGGAGATGCGTCAGTTTGGTATGACGACAGGCTGGTGCCGCACATCACGGCTACTAATGACTATGATCTATATTTTGTTCAGGGATATATCCACGCTTATTTCCGCTTATGGCAAATGGACCTGCAGACGCGTGCTGCCGGAGGCAGGGTAAGCGAATTGCTGGGTCCCAAAGCGTTGAAATATGACCGTGAGCAAAGGCGCAAGGGGATGGTATATGGCGCTGAACAGTCGTTGAAGGCAATGGAAGCAGATCCTCGTAGTAAAATAGCGCTTGATGGCTACAGGGATGGTATCAATGAATATATAGCATCGTTACGTCCGGCAGATTACCCGGTGGAGTATAAATTGATGGGCTTTAAACCGGAACCATGGGAGAATCTCAGGACAACATTATTGCTCATGTATATGGCTGATGACCTGGCTGGTGATGTACATGATATAGGCCTTACATACTATTTACAAAACATACTTAGTAAAGAACAGGTAGCCTTCTTCTTTCCCGAAAAGATAAGCGGTAGTACACCTGTAATTCCTGCGGGTACAAAATTCGATCCTGTATCTATGCAGCAAGCTGCAGTACCTGAGGGTGACAAGTGGGCAAAGGTTGATTTCAAAAAAACGCCTGAAGACAATAGTGAAAGCGGGAAGGGTAGTAATAACTGGGCGTTGAGCGGAAGCAGAACAAGGTCGGGCAAACCGATATTGTGCAACGACCCACACCTTGCGCTGAACCTGCCTTCCTTATGGTTCCAGGTGCAATTGACAGCGCCGGGTATAAATGTATATGGAGTATCACTACCGGGAGCGCCGGGAGTAGTTATTGGCTACAACGATAACATTGCATGGGGCTTTACTAACAATTACCGCGATGTAAAAGACTTTTATACTATTGATGTAGTGGATAATGACCATTATCGTTTCAATGGAGAGAACAGGACTTTTGATAAAAGAATTGAGACCATTAAGATAAAAGGCGGTTCTGAGTTTATAGATACGGTAAGGTACACTTTGCATGGCCCGCTTATCTATGACGAACACTTTAAAGAACCTAATGGCATACAACAACCGTTGGCACTCAAATGGATGGCACTTGAGGAGAGCAACGAGATGCTCAGCCTGTACCTGCTGAACCGTGCTAAAGATTATGATGGTTATGCAGAAGGTATGGGCTATTTCTCCTGCCCTGCGCAGAATTTCATTTTCGCAGATACAAAAGGTGATATTGCTATTTGGGGGCAGGGGCAGTTTGTGAATAAATGGAAAGAGCAAGGCAAGTACATCATGCAGGGGCACGACAGCACTACACTCTGGGGTAGCCCGATACCTGTGTCTGAGAATCCGCATGTAAAGAACCCGCAACAAGGCTTTCTAAGTTCTGCCAACCAGAATGTTACCGATACTGCTTATCCTTATTGGTACAACGGTAAATTCAACGAGCTGCGTGCATGGCGTATAAACGAAATGCTGGATACAATTGGAGGCGTAACGGTTGAAGATATGTTCCGTATGCAGAGCGATGTACATTCTGTACTGGCAAGGAAGATACTGCCGTTAATGCTGGAGAAAGTTGAGACGGGTAGTGATGAATACTTGTCACTACTTAAGAACTGGGATTATAATTACGATGCTGATAGCAAGGCTGCTACGGTATTCCAGGTATGGTGGTCGTTGCTGTACAAAGACATCTGGACGGGTATGTTCAAAATATCTCCAGACGGACTGATGCCACTACCTGAACGTACCATGCAGATATTAATCAATAACAGTGATGTGCTGCCGGATGATGATGACTTTATCACAAAGAGTTACAAAGAAGCAGTTGACAGCCTTAACAGGTTAAAATCTTCAACTGGTTTGGAATGGTATAAAGTGAAAAACACTTCTGTAACCCATCTGGCTAAACTGAAACCTTTCAGCTATTCAGAGATGCATAATGGAGGCTGGGGCAATACTATTAATGCCATGAAAGGTAACCATGGTCCTTCGTGGAGAATGGTAGTAGAGATGAAGGACATACCCGAAGGGTATGGTGTATATCCCGGCGGACAGTCCGGCAACCCCGGTAGTAAGTATTACGTTTCATTCCTGGATAAATGGGCCGGTGGAAAATATGATACATTGACCTTTATAAGCCAGGGAAAACAGCCGCATGCTGATAAGGTAAAATATACTTGGACCATTAAAGCCGCAGGTAAATGA
- a CDS encoding cation transporter, which translates to MTTIRIQRYIALLSIVLFVGKIAAWYLTHSVTVLTDALESTVNVIAGLIGLYSIILAAKPRDMNHPYGHGKAQFVSAAIEGSLIIIAGLMIIYEAIDQLVEPKPLHSLDIGIAIVGVTGVLNYFAGVYAVRQGKKQKSLIVESAGNHLKTDAYSTVAIIIGLALLMLTGWQWLDSVVALIFSIVILITGYKVVRKSMSGIMDESDLKLLQEVIDLLQNNRKDDWVDLHNLRVTEQGERMHVDAHLTLPWYYQVKDAELAIHGVEDLISSHFDNKIEIFIHIDACQPYSCKLCAKSDCEVRQHPFEGQVEWNTDNVWHDAKHGKEA; encoded by the coding sequence ATGACAACTATCAGGATACAGAGATATATAGCGCTTTTGTCTATTGTATTATTCGTAGGCAAGATAGCTGCATGGTACCTGACACACTCTGTAACCGTACTTACAGATGCGTTGGAAAGCACGGTAAACGTGATAGCGGGTTTAATAGGCCTGTACAGCATTATCCTGGCGGCCAAGCCCCGCGATATGAATCACCCTTACGGTCATGGCAAAGCACAGTTTGTTTCTGCTGCTATTGAAGGGTCGCTTATCATCATTGCAGGCCTCATGATCATTTACGAAGCCATAGACCAACTGGTAGAACCCAAACCATTGCACAGCCTGGATATTGGTATCGCCATTGTAGGTGTAACGGGTGTACTCAATTATTTCGCGGGTGTATATGCCGTGCGGCAAGGTAAGAAACAGAAGTCGTTGATAGTAGAATCTGCCGGTAACCATCTTAAGACCGATGCATATTCTACTGTTGCCATCATTATTGGGCTGGCATTACTCATGCTCACAGGCTGGCAATGGCTGGATAGTGTAGTAGCGCTTATATTCTCTATAGTTATTCTTATTACCGGCTATAAAGTGGTTCGGAAATCTATGTCAGGCATCATGGACGAATCAGACCTGAAACTGTTGCAGGAAGTAATAGACCTGCTGCAAAACAACAGGAAAGACGACTGGGTAGACCTGCATAACCTGAGAGTAACCGAGCAGGGAGAGCGCATGCATGTAGATGCACATCTTACCTTACCATGGTACTACCAGGTAAAGGATGCTGAGCTGGCCATACATGGGGTAGAAGATCTCATATCGAGTCATTTCGATAACAAGATCGAGATATTCATACATATTGACGCCTGCCAGCCCTACTCATGCAAGCTTTGCGCCAAAAGCGATTGTGAGGTTCGCCAACATCCTTTTGAAGGACAGGTAGAATGGAATACGGATAATGTGTGGCATGATGCCAAGCATGGTAAGGAGGCTTAG
- the rnhA gene encoding ribonuclease HI, which produces MSQQLIIYTDGAARGNPGPGGYGIVLKWGNIIKELSQGYRMTTNNRMELLAVIVALQQLKRDGVNAVIYTDSSYVVNSVEKGWVFGWVKTGFKGKKNADLWRLFLQEYKKHNIKFQWVKGHANNAGNNRCDELATMAADSGNWLIDEGYEAGN; this is translated from the coding sequence ATGTCGCAACAACTGATAATTTATACTGACGGTGCCGCCAGAGGCAACCCCGGCCCCGGAGGATACGGAATTGTGCTGAAATGGGGCAACATCATAAAAGAACTGTCACAAGGCTACAGGATGACCACCAATAACAGAATGGAACTGCTGGCGGTAATAGTGGCCCTGCAACAGTTGAAAAGAGATGGCGTGAACGCAGTGATATACACAGACTCTTCATACGTGGTCAACTCGGTAGAAAAAGGATGGGTGTTTGGCTGGGTAAAAACAGGTTTCAAAGGCAAGAAGAATGCTGACCTGTGGAGGTTGTTCTTACAGGAATACAAAAAACACAACATCAAATTCCAATGGGTAAAGGGGCACGCCAATAATGCAGGCAATAACCGTTGTGACGAGCTGGCCACCATGGCCGCAGACAGTGGTAACTGGCTGATAGATGAAGGATATGAAGCGGGGAACTAA
- a CDS encoding menaquinone biosynthesis protein codes for MSSKIKVGAVSYLNTVPLLYGIEHSPVTDEIELSVNYPSILAQQLKDNEIDLALLPVAVIPSIPGAQIISDYGIAADGNVASVAIFSNVPIEEAKTVYLDYQSRTSVMLARLMLRNYWKVNPELKPAEKDFIDNIGDDEAAVIIGDRALQQLNNFEYVYDLSEAWKEHTGLPFIFAAWVANKELPEQFMSDFNQANGAGLEYIDRIVANTVFIEYDLKKYYTECIHYKLDDEKKKGLNKFLELIQTL; via the coding sequence TTGAGCAGTAAAATAAAAGTTGGTGCGGTAAGTTATCTCAATACAGTACCATTATTGTATGGCATAGAGCACAGCCCGGTAACAGACGAGATAGAACTGAGTGTAAATTATCCATCTATATTAGCACAGCAACTAAAGGATAATGAAATAGACCTGGCCCTGCTGCCGGTGGCGGTCATTCCCTCAATACCCGGTGCGCAGATCATTTCTGATTATGGTATAGCAGCAGATGGTAATGTGGCTTCTGTGGCTATTTTCAGTAATGTTCCTATAGAAGAAGCTAAAACGGTATACCTGGATTACCAGTCACGCACCTCTGTAATGCTGGCGCGCCTGATGCTGAGAAATTACTGGAAGGTAAATCCTGAACTGAAACCGGCCGAAAAAGACTTTATAGATAACATTGGCGATGATGAAGCGGCCGTGATAATAGGGGACAGGGCATTGCAGCAACTGAACAACTTTGAATACGTGTATGACCTGTCAGAAGCATGGAAAGAGCATACAGGCCTGCCATTCATATTTGCTGCATGGGTAGCTAATAAAGAATTGCCCGAACAGTTCATGTCCGACTTTAACCAGGCAAATGGTGCAGGACTGGAATATATAGACCGTATAGTTGCCAATACTGTATTTATTGAATATGACCTGAAGAAGTACTATACAGAATGCATCCACTACAAGCTGGATGATGAAAAAAAGAAAGGTTTGAATAAGTTCCTGGAACTCATCCAAACCTTGTAA
- a CDS encoding heavy metal-binding domain-containing protein, with amino-acid sequence MILSTTNQLEGKTIKEYKGIVFGETIIGANLFKDLFASIRDIVGGRSGSYEKVLQEARETAISEMAQKAQYLGANGVIGIDVDYEVVGQSGSMLMVSVSGTAVLVD; translated from the coding sequence ATGATACTATCCACAACCAACCAGCTAGAAGGCAAAACCATTAAAGAATACAAAGGCATAGTATTCGGTGAAACCATAATTGGTGCTAACCTTTTCAAAGACCTGTTCGCTTCCATCAGGGATATAGTGGGTGGCCGCTCCGGCTCTTATGAAAAAGTATTGCAGGAAGCCCGCGAAACAGCTATCAGCGAAATGGCACAAAAGGCACAATATTTAGGAGCCAATGGCGTGATAGGTATAGACGTTGACTACGAAGTTGTAGGCCAGTCAGGTAGTATGCTTATGGTAAGCGTTTCCGGTACCGCAGTATTGGTCGACTAG
- a CDS encoding hydroxymethylglutaryl-CoA lyase produces MQGWAHFIPTEQKVAYLNTLLKVGFDVLDCGSFVSPKAIPQMADTKDVLPQLNMDGTNTKLLTIIANTRGAQDAVAFDQVTYLGFPFSISETFQLRNTNKTIDQSLAQVEEIQNLCVQHGKQLVIYISMGFGNPYGDEYNAEIAIKWVGKLAALGIKTIAMADTVGVAQPSNIEYIYKSLVPEFKDVTIGAHFHSTADKWEEKIQAAYDNGCTSFDSALKGIGGCPMAEDELVGNIATENIISWADRNNISLSLDREAFNDAMQMAAGIFL; encoded by the coding sequence ATGCAGGGTTGGGCGCATTTTATTCCAACGGAACAAAAAGTTGCGTACCTGAATACATTACTCAAAGTAGGCTTTGATGTGCTGGATTGTGGTTCGTTTGTATCTCCTAAGGCCATACCGCAAATGGCTGATACGAAAGATGTGCTGCCTCAACTGAATATGGATGGTACAAATACCAAATTGTTGACGATTATTGCCAATACACGCGGAGCTCAGGATGCTGTTGCCTTCGACCAGGTGACATATCTTGGTTTTCCGTTTTCTATTTCAGAAACTTTCCAGCTAAGGAATACGAATAAAACCATCGACCAGTCGCTGGCGCAGGTAGAGGAGATACAGAATTTGTGCGTACAGCATGGCAAGCAGTTGGTGATATATATATCCATGGGTTTCGGCAATCCATATGGAGATGAATATAATGCAGAGATAGCTATTAAATGGGTGGGCAAACTGGCTGCCTTAGGTATCAAGACCATAGCTATGGCTGATACGGTAGGGGTAGCTCAACCTTCTAATATCGAATATATCTATAAAAGCTTGGTGCCCGAGTTTAAAGATGTGACTATAGGTGCGCATTTTCACTCAACAGCCGATAAATGGGAAGAGAAGATACAGGCTGCCTATGATAATGGCTGTACCAGTTTTGATAGTGCCTTGAAAGGAATAGGAGGGTGCCCGATGGCTGAAGATGAGCTGGTGGGTAACATCGCTACTGAAAATATCATCAGTTGGGCCGATAGAAATAATATTTCTTTATCGCTTGACAGAGAAGCATTTAATGATGCTATGCAGATGGCTGCGGGTATATTCCTGTAG
- the panB gene encoding 3-methyl-2-oxobutanoate hydroxymethyltransferase, with protein sequence MSTHKEITKVTTNTLQRMKQNGEKIAMLTAYDYSMARILDDAEIDVLLVGDSASNVMAGHETTLPITLDQMIYHAQSVVRAINRCLVVVDLPFGTYQGNSKEALNSAIRIMKETGAHAIKLEGGVEVVESIKRIISAGVPVMGHLGLTPQSIYKFGTYVVRAKEEEEAEELVRNAHLLQEAGCFAIVLEKIPAALGKRVADELKIPIIGIGAGMHVDGQVLVMHDMLGINKEFSPRFLRRYLDLYDQIKGATQQYITDVKSKDFPNEQEQY encoded by the coding sequence ATGTCTACACATAAAGAAATAACGAAGGTTACTACCAATACATTACAACGTATGAAGCAAAATGGTGAGAAGATCGCCATGCTGACGGCATATGATTATTCTATGGCCCGTATTCTTGACGATGCGGAGATAGATGTGTTATTGGTAGGGGATAGTGCATCAAATGTAATGGCGGGTCATGAAACTACATTACCTATTACACTCGACCAGATGATATATCATGCCCAGAGTGTGGTGCGTGCCATCAATCGTTGTCTTGTTGTGGTAGACCTGCCTTTTGGTACCTACCAGGGCAATAGTAAAGAGGCATTGAATTCTGCTATCCGTATTATGAAAGAAACGGGCGCACATGCTATCAAGCTGGAAGGTGGGGTAGAAGTAGTAGAGTCTATCAAGAGGATCATCAGTGCCGGTGTACCTGTAATGGGACATCTTGGATTAACGCCACAGTCCATCTATAAATTCGGTACTTACGTAGTGCGCGCCAAAGAAGAAGAAGAAGCCGAAGAGTTGGTGAGGAATGCTCACCTGTTACAGGAGGCGGGATGTTTTGCCATTGTGCTTGAGAAAATACCTGCTGCATTAGGCAAGCGTGTAGCGGATGAACTGAAAATACCCATCATAGGTATAGGAGCTGGTATGCATGTAGATGGCCAGGTGCTGGTTATGCATGATATGCTGGGCATCAACAAAGAATTCTCACCCCGTTTCCTGCGTCGCTATCTGGATCTGTACGACCAGATAAAAGGCGCTACACAACAATACATAACTGACGTAAAGAGCAAGGATTTCCCAAACGAGCAAGAACAATACTAG
- a CDS encoding YggS family pyridoxal phosphate-dependent enzyme, whose protein sequence is MVDITTWKQLKAETEQKGVTLVAVSKKKPVSDIEELYRQGERNFGENYVQELIEKHPQLPADINWHYIGHLQTNKVKYIAGFVHMIHAVDSFKLLLEINKQAAKHDRVIDVLLQLHVAEEETKHGLDNNEVTELMEYYTTQKDNLPNVRIRGVMGMATFTDDMEQVRREFAAIKNVQTLLKDTYFITADYFNVCSMGMSGDYKIAMEEGSTMVRIGSSIFGERS, encoded by the coding sequence ATGGTAGATATTACCACATGGAAGCAATTAAAAGCTGAGACCGAGCAGAAAGGAGTTACTCTTGTAGCGGTCTCTAAAAAGAAACCGGTAAGTGATATAGAAGAGCTTTATCGGCAGGGTGAAAGGAACTTCGGAGAGAATTATGTGCAGGAGTTAATAGAGAAACACCCACAGCTTCCTGCAGATATCAACTGGCATTACATTGGTCACCTGCAAACCAACAAGGTAAAATACATAGCAGGCTTCGTGCACATGATACATGCCGTAGATAGTTTTAAACTATTACTTGAGATCAATAAGCAGGCAGCAAAACACGACAGGGTTATTGACGTGTTACTTCAACTACATGTAGCCGAAGAAGAGACCAAACACGGCCTTGATAACAACGAAGTGACGGAACTCATGGAGTACTACACGACTCAGAAAGACAACTTGCCTAATGTGCGTATCAGAGGGGTAATGGGTATGGCTACATTTACCGATGATATGGAACAGGTGCGCCGCGAGTTTGCCGCTATCAAGAATGTACAGACCCTGCTCAAAGATACTTATTTCATTACAGCCGATTACTTTAATGTATGCTCTATGGGTATGAGCGGCGATTATAAGATAGCTATGGAAGAGGGTAGTACGATGGTACGCATTGGCAGCAGCATCTTTGGCGAGCGTAGCTAA
- a CDS encoding MFS transporter, translated as MKKAATSFIDAYRGLSPSAWWLSIVMLVNRMGTMVLPFMTLYMTERQGVSIGKAGLVITIFGLGTICGGFLGGKLTDKIGFYYIQLFSLISGGILFIVLGQMHDYLSICGVAFVLSLANESFRPANAAAIANYSETTNRTRSLALNRLAINLGWAVGGAVGGFVAAHSYHLLFWIDGLTNMAAALMLWLLLAPSKNKETTKKKEEHTGPVISAYKDSPFLLFVALNTIFAICFFQVFTTIPVYFKQDLFLSETEIGLVMALNGIIITVIEMVIVHQLEGRRPPLTYVIIGTVLVSAGFITLNIIPGMMMGLAIIFITLITFGEIINMPFASTYWMNRSNSKNMGQYAGLFTISWATAQIAGPSIGAQIAQHWGFSTLWWVIGIMCLATIAGYRWIKEKPVPEKEI; from the coding sequence ATGAAAAAAGCAGCCACATCTTTTATTGACGCATACAGGGGGTTATCTCCATCCGCATGGTGGTTGTCCATTGTTATGCTGGTCAACAGGATGGGTACGATGGTGTTGCCCTTCATGACCCTGTATATGACAGAGCGGCAAGGTGTATCTATTGGCAAGGCGGGGCTTGTTATTACTATATTCGGACTAGGTACAATTTGTGGCGGCTTTCTTGGCGGCAAACTAACTGATAAAATTGGCTTCTACTATATTCAGTTATTCTCATTGATAAGCGGTGGAATACTGTTTATTGTGCTGGGGCAGATGCATGATTATCTCTCAATATGCGGAGTAGCTTTTGTACTGAGCCTGGCCAACGAATCATTCAGGCCAGCCAATGCAGCCGCTATTGCCAACTACAGCGAAACGACAAACAGAACACGCAGCCTTGCACTAAACAGGCTAGCCATTAATCTTGGGTGGGCGGTAGGTGGTGCTGTTGGTGGTTTTGTAGCTGCACATAGCTACCATCTGCTGTTCTGGATAGACGGGCTGACCAATATGGCAGCTGCTCTTATGCTATGGCTATTATTAGCACCTTCAAAAAACAAGGAAACAACTAAGAAAAAAGAAGAACATACCGGACCCGTTATCTCGGCTTATAAAGACAGTCCGTTCCTGCTATTCGTTGCGCTGAATACAATATTCGCAATATGCTTCTTCCAGGTATTCACCACCATACCAGTATATTTCAAACAAGACCTGTTCTTGTCAGAAACTGAGATTGGGCTTGTCATGGCGTTGAACGGCATCATTATAACTGTAATAGAAATGGTGATCGTCCATCAACTGGAAGGCCGACGTCCTCCTTTGACCTATGTTATCATCGGTACAGTTCTGGTGTCAGCTGGGTTCATTACATTGAATATTATTCCGGGAATGATGATGGGGCTGGCAATAATATTCATCACGCTTATCACCTTTGGAGAGATCATCAATATGCCCTTTGCTTCCACCTATTGGATGAACCGTAGTAATAGTAAGAATATGGGACAATATGCGGGATTGTTCACTATATCATGGGCCACAGCGCAAATAGCCGGACCATCCATAGGTGCGCAAATAGCTCAGCACTGGGGATTTAGCACACTCTGGTGGGTAATCGGAATAATGTGTTTGGCTACCATTGCCGGTTACCGCTGGATAAAGGAAAAGCCTGTACCGGAAAAGGAAATTTAG